A window of Candidatus Pantoea floridensis contains these coding sequences:
- the alaC gene encoding alanine transaminase, producing the protein MADNSTPRRFSRIERLPPYVFNITAELKMAARRRGEDIIDFSMGNPDGPTPPHIVEKLCQVAQREDTHGYSTSKGIPRLRRAISRWYADRYQVEIDPESEAIVTIGSKEGLAHLMLATLDHGDTVLVPNPSYPIHIYGAVIAGAQVRSVPLVAGVDFFNELERAIRESYPKPKMMILGFPSNPTSQCVELDFFERVIALAKQYNVLVIHDLAYADITYDGWKAPSIMQVPGARDVAVEFFTLSKSYNMAGWRIGFMVGNKELVAALARIKSYHDYGTFTPLQVAAIAALEGDQQCVRDIAEQYKRRRDVLVKGLHEAGWMVDLPKASMYVWAKIPDHYAHLGSLEFAKLLLQEAKVCVSPGIGFGDYGDTHVRFALIENSDRIRQAVRGIKAMFRADGILPGTVKALEEEE; encoded by the coding sequence ATGGCTGATAACAGCACACCCCGTCGTTTCTCGCGTATTGAACGCCTTCCCCCGTATGTTTTTAACATTACCGCTGAATTGAAGATGGCTGCGCGTCGGCGCGGTGAAGACATCATCGATTTTTCGATGGGTAATCCGGATGGCCCAACGCCGCCGCATATCGTCGAAAAACTTTGCCAGGTGGCGCAGCGAGAAGACACGCACGGTTATTCAACCTCGAAAGGTATTCCGCGTTTACGTCGCGCAATTTCGCGCTGGTACGCCGATCGCTATCAGGTTGAAATCGATCCGGAATCAGAAGCGATTGTCACCATCGGTTCCAAAGAGGGCCTGGCACACTTAATGCTGGCCACACTCGATCACGGCGACACCGTGCTGGTGCCGAACCCGAGCTATCCCATTCATATTTACGGCGCGGTGATTGCCGGAGCGCAGGTGCGTTCTGTACCGCTGGTGGCAGGCGTTGATTTCTTCAACGAGCTGGAGCGCGCGATCCGTGAAAGCTATCCGAAGCCGAAAATGATGATCCTCGGCTTCCCTTCGAATCCTACTTCACAATGCGTTGAGCTGGATTTCTTCGAGCGCGTTATTGCGCTGGCGAAGCAGTACAACGTGCTGGTCATCCACGATCTCGCCTATGCCGACATTACCTATGATGGTTGGAAAGCACCGTCGATTATGCAGGTGCCAGGCGCGCGCGATGTGGCTGTGGAATTCTTTACCCTGTCGAAAAGCTACAACATGGCGGGCTGGCGTATTGGCTTTATGGTCGGTAATAAAGAGCTGGTTGCGGCGCTGGCACGTATTAAGAGCTATCACGATTACGGCACGTTTACGCCACTGCAGGTGGCCGCGATTGCAGCGCTGGAAGGCGACCAGCAGTGCGTGCGCGACATCGCCGAGCAGTATAAACGCCGTCGCGATGTGTTAGTGAAGGGCTTACATGAAGCGGGCTGGATGGTCGATTTGCCCAAGGCATCGATGTACGTCTGGGCAAAAATCCCCGATCACTACGCGCATCTTGGCTCGCTGGAGTTTGCTAAATTATTGCTGCAGGAAGCCAAAGTGTGCGTCTCTCCGGGCATCGGTTTTGGGGATTATGGTGATACTCACGTGCGTTTCGCGCTTATTGAAAACAGCGATCGTATCCGTCAGGCGGTGCGTGGCATTAAAGCGATGTTCCGCGCCGACGGCATTTTGCCAGGAACGGTGAAAGCACTGGAAGAAGAGGAATAA
- a CDS encoding MFS transporter, whose protein sequence is MNAQPTAAPVPHPFTLRLALGLVGVLIAALTSGLNDRVTDIALADIRAAIGISYDQGSWIISAYQAAEVAAMMIAPWLAVTFSLRRFALCVSAGFMLSGLLLPLMPNAPLFIALRVVQGLFGGALPPMLMTVALRFLPPPIKLYGLAGYALTATFGPNMAASLAAFWTDEVSWLFVFWQVVPAMLIAMLLIGWGLPQDPLRLERFKQIDLFGMITGCSGMALLILALTQGERLDWLESPLFCALLFSALALLTVFFINEWFHPLPLFKLQMLGRRNLAHGLLVLAGVLILSLSGSALPSAYLAQVQGFRTLQFAPLALTIGLPQLLIAPFLAALLNIRWVDCRWMLTAGVALLVTSCLLGMHITTDWARQNFWLIQILQAFGQPMVILPVLMSATSVVAPPEGPFASAMFNTVRGFSSIAAGTLVEWFISHREQFHSNVLINNATGRAWLMTAPDSTQSSSSFPLLPDGSASSAENLSGFATLLKHQAMVLSLSDCYQMLIAFAALLLLLTAWLPKRVWPPQTLIQPVTTTSG, encoded by the coding sequence ATGAACGCCCAGCCCACTGCGGCTCCGGTGCCCCATCCATTTACCCTGCGCCTGGCGCTGGGACTGGTTGGCGTGCTGATCGCCGCCCTCACTTCAGGATTGAACGATCGCGTCACCGATATCGCGTTAGCCGACATCCGCGCCGCTATCGGCATCAGCTACGACCAGGGAAGCTGGATCATTTCCGCCTACCAGGCCGCTGAAGTGGCGGCAATGATGATTGCGCCCTGGCTAGCCGTCACCTTTTCACTGCGACGCTTTGCGCTCTGCGTCTCTGCAGGCTTTATGCTCAGCGGCCTGCTGCTGCCATTAATGCCTAACGCGCCACTGTTTATTGCGCTGCGCGTGGTGCAAGGTTTGTTTGGTGGTGCGCTGCCGCCGATGCTGATGACCGTCGCGCTGCGCTTCCTGCCGCCGCCAATCAAACTTTATGGTTTAGCGGGCTATGCGCTGACCGCGACTTTTGGTCCGAATATGGCGGCCTCGCTGGCAGCGTTCTGGACCGATGAGGTCAGCTGGCTGTTTGTATTCTGGCAAGTGGTTCCCGCCATGCTCATCGCCATGCTGCTGATTGGCTGGGGCTTGCCGCAGGATCCGCTGCGCCTTGAGCGTTTCAAACAGATCGATCTTTTCGGCATGATTACCGGCTGCAGCGGCATGGCGCTGTTAATTTTGGCACTGACGCAGGGCGAGCGGCTCGATTGGCTCGAGTCGCCGTTATTCTGCGCCCTATTATTCAGCGCGCTGGCGTTGCTGACTGTTTTCTTTATTAATGAATGGTTTCACCCGCTGCCGCTGTTCAAATTGCAAATGCTGGGCAGGCGCAACCTCGCACATGGGCTGCTGGTGCTGGCAGGCGTGCTGATTCTTTCCCTGTCGGGTTCAGCGCTGCCTTCGGCCTATCTGGCGCAGGTGCAGGGTTTTCGCACGCTGCAATTTGCACCGCTGGCGTTAACCATTGGCTTACCGCAGTTGCTCATAGCGCCGTTCCTTGCCGCACTGCTGAATATTCGCTGGGTCGATTGCCGTTGGATGCTCACGGCGGGCGTCGCGCTACTGGTGACGTCCTGCTTGCTGGGCATGCACATTACCACCGACTGGGCACGCCAGAATTTCTGGCTGATTCAGATTCTGCAGGCTTTCGGTCAGCCAATGGTGATTTTACCGGTGTTGATGAGCGCCACCAGCGTGGTCGCACCGCCGGAAGGCCCTTTTGCTTCAGCGATGTTCAATACCGTGCGCGGCTTCTCCAGCATCGCGGCTGGTACGCTGGTTGAATGGTTTATCAGCCACCGCGAACAGTTTCACTCCAATGTGCTGATCAATAACGCCACCGGCCGCGCATGGCTGATGACCGCCCCTGACAGCACGCAGTCCAGCAGCAGTTTCCCCCTGCTGCCTGACGGCAGTGCCAGCAGCGCAGAAAACCTGAGCGGCTTTGCCACCTTACTGAAACACCAGGCGATGGTGCTGAGCCTGAGCGATTGCTATCAGATGCTGATTGCATTCGCCGCCCTGCTTTTACTGTTAACCGCCTGGCTGCCAAAACGCGTCTGGCCGCCACAAACGCTGATTCAACCTGTAACGACGACGTCGGGATAA
- the ypdK gene encoding membrane protein YpdK yields MRYALMGISFFLLLWVGTFVLML; encoded by the coding sequence GTGAGATACGCTTTGATGGGAATTTCTTTCTTCCTGTTGCTTTGGGTCGGTACCTTCGTACTGATGCTGTAG
- a CDS encoding HlyD family secretion protein — protein MQAFAMKRTVLLSALLLVLLAIAFFVWSTMTGNDRRTTDAYVNADYTLVAPKVSGYIASVNVQDNQRVKAGELLATLDDRDYRVALETAQANLQVSEAKRLSSQAQLEQQQSTIEQAKATVAANQASAQYAGQSAARYNQLYKNGTIAADDQQKASSTQRSASATVRQSEAALASAIKQVGVLQAAVRQAEADVTAAQASVDQAKLNLSYTRITAPVDGMVGQRSVRLGAYVSAGTRLLAVVPLQQTYITANYLETQLADVQQGQTVKVKIDALPGKIFTGRVDSIAPATGATFSAIAPDNATGNYTKVVQRLPVKIVLDANQADLAKLRVGMSAIPEIEAR, from the coding sequence ATGCAAGCTTTTGCTATGAAAAGAACGGTGCTGTTAAGCGCCTTGTTACTGGTGCTGTTGGCGATAGCCTTTTTTGTCTGGTCCACCATGACCGGCAACGATCGCCGCACCACCGATGCTTACGTCAATGCCGATTACACGCTGGTTGCACCGAAAGTTTCCGGCTATATCGCCAGCGTCAATGTGCAGGATAACCAGCGGGTTAAGGCTGGGGAATTGCTGGCGACGCTCGACGATCGCGATTACCGCGTGGCGCTTGAAACCGCGCAGGCCAATTTGCAGGTTAGCGAGGCGAAACGCCTGAGCAGCCAGGCGCAGCTTGAACAGCAACAATCCACTATTGAGCAGGCGAAAGCGACCGTGGCGGCAAATCAGGCTTCCGCCCAGTACGCTGGACAAAGCGCCGCACGTTACAACCAGCTGTATAAAAATGGCACCATTGCGGCAGACGACCAGCAAAAAGCCAGTTCGACACAGCGTTCGGCATCCGCCACCGTCCGTCAAAGTGAAGCCGCGTTAGCGTCTGCGATTAAGCAGGTTGGCGTGCTGCAGGCAGCCGTACGACAGGCGGAAGCGGATGTCACCGCCGCGCAGGCTAGCGTCGATCAGGCAAAGCTAAACCTTTCCTACACGCGCATTACGGCGCCAGTCGATGGCATGGTGGGTCAGCGTTCGGTGCGTCTGGGCGCCTATGTCAGCGCCGGTACGCGCTTGCTGGCCGTTGTTCCGTTACAGCAAACCTATATCACCGCCAATTATCTGGAAACGCAGTTGGCAGATGTGCAGCAAGGACAAACGGTGAAGGTTAAGATTGATGCGTTGCCGGGTAAGATTTTTACCGGTCGCGTTGATAGCATTGCACCGGCAACCGGCGCGACCTTTTCGGCGATTGCACCGGACAACGCCACCGGCAATTACACTAAAGTCGTCCAGCGTCTTCCGGTGAAAATCGTGCTGGATGCCAATCAGGCTGACCTGGCCAAACTGCGTGTTGGCATGTCGGCCATACCGGAAATTGAAGCGCGATGA
- a CDS encoding IclR family transcriptional regulator: protein MVERPSSREDEKAGGIQVIARAAKILNALGEHPGGMSLGEIAQVVDLPRSTVQRIVAALDSAQLVRSSGAGGLRLGPALLKLISSVHSDVVDIVRPFLEQLSSEINETVSLSRANGTQLSIVHYVVASRELRVVPRIGLNLPLYSTSGGRALLALESDDDVRVMMGEAYKELTEMTVKTLPQLLALIAEVRSSGLAIDRGETLEGVSTMAVAIDTLFGRFSISLLVPSARFHKHEAHYREQIIKCKDALIREIGKMTAVEG from the coding sequence ATGGTTGAACGTCCCTCAAGCCGTGAGGATGAAAAAGCGGGTGGTATTCAGGTCATCGCACGTGCGGCAAAAATTTTAAATGCGCTGGGTGAGCATCCTGGCGGCATGAGTTTGGGTGAAATCGCACAGGTGGTTGATTTGCCGCGCTCCACGGTGCAGCGCATCGTCGCCGCACTGGATAGTGCGCAGCTGGTGCGCAGCAGTGGAGCGGGCGGTTTACGCCTCGGGCCTGCGTTGCTTAAACTCATCTCCAGCGTACACAGCGACGTGGTGGATATTGTACGGCCCTTCCTCGAGCAACTTTCATCAGAGATAAATGAAACGGTCTCGCTTTCGCGCGCTAACGGAACGCAGTTATCCATCGTGCACTATGTTGTCGCATCGCGTGAACTACGCGTGGTGCCGCGCATCGGTTTAAATCTGCCGCTGTATAGCACTTCAGGTGGACGCGCGTTGCTGGCGCTGGAAAGCGATGATGATGTGCGCGTGATGATGGGTGAAGCTTATAAAGAGTTGACCGAGATGACGGTGAAAACGCTGCCACAATTGTTGGCATTAATTGCGGAAGTGCGCAGCAGCGGACTGGCGATCGACCGCGGTGAAACGCTGGAGGGCGTTTCAACCATGGCGGTTGCTATCGACACGCTATTTGGTCGATTCTCCATTTCGCTGCTGGTTCCGAGCGCGCGTTTTCATAAACACGAAGCGCACTATCGTGAGCAAATCATCAAGTGCAAAGATGCCTTGATTCGTGAAATTGGCAAAATGACCGCTGTGGAAGGATAA
- a CDS encoding universal stress protein yields the protein MKTLLMAIDNSPVAEKVIALTIEQALAQQAQVTVLCCVDPAYSSCNQPIEIDAGEDPDDFVAAKDEQNTAEMVVRHALAPLLRAGVTAKGLILAGEAAETIVAQSSLLQASMIIMGRRHLSPFNRLLKGSVSAAVIERANCPVLIDVRKD from the coding sequence ATGAAAACCTTGCTGATGGCCATCGATAACTCACCGGTGGCGGAGAAAGTGATTGCGTTGACCATTGAACAGGCATTGGCACAACAGGCTCAGGTCACAGTACTGTGCTGCGTCGATCCTGCTTATTCCTCATGCAATCAGCCGATTGAGATTGACGCGGGTGAAGATCCTGATGATTTTGTCGCGGCGAAAGATGAGCAAAACACCGCCGAAATGGTGGTGCGTCATGCGTTAGCCCCTTTGCTGCGAGCGGGCGTCACCGCCAAAGGGTTAATTCTGGCAGGCGAAGCGGCGGAAACCATTGTTGCGCAATCGTCTCTCTTGCAAGCCAGCATGATTATCATGGGACGGCGTCATCTGTCGCCGTTTAACCGCCTGTTGAAAGGGTCGGTTAGCGCGGCGGTTATTGAGCGCGCCAATTGCCCGGTTTTAATTGATGTTCGTAAGGATTAA